GGCTCTCCGATCCCCCGGATCATGTTCACCCACGACAGCCGCCACCCGGCCGTCTACATGTACGAACCGCCCATGGAGCGGGAGGAGTTCGAGGCGGCGGTGGACGAGCTGGCGGGGACGCCCGTGGACGCCCTGATGTTCGGCCTGGCCGACGGCCGGACCTTCTTTCACGACACCAAGGTGGGGGAGATCTGGGGGGACCCGATCCGGAAGTGGCCCCACCTCATCTTTCGGCGGGCGCGCCAGAACGTCAAGATGATGCTGGACCGGGGCCAGGACCCGCTCCGGATCGTCTGCGAACGGGCCCGGGCCAAGGGCATGCGGTTGTACCCGACGCTGTTGGTCAATCAGTGGTTGTTCGGGGATTCTCCCCAAGATGACGTCAGGGCATCCAGCTTCCGCTGGAAGAACCGGCATCTGGAAATCGGCGCCGCCGGGGACCTGGAGGAATTCCCAGGGAAGACTCATCTGGATTTCAAGCATGAAGCGGTCCGGGAAGAGCGGTTGGCCGTGATTCGGGAGGTGTTGAACAACTACCCCGTCGATGGATTCGAACTCCATCTCAATTACGCCGGACCCTTCTTTTTTCACCCGGATCGGGTCGCGGCCGGCCGCAAGATCATGTCGTCCTGGGTGTCTCAGGTCCACCAGGCGGTGAAGGCCAGCGGTGCGGAACGGGAGCTGGTGATTACGGTTCCGGTCGACCTGGAACGCGCCTATTCCCGGGGACTGGACGTGCGGCAGTGGATCCGCGACGGAAGCGTCGACGTCCTGGTGGGTGCGTCCCACAACTCCATGGATCATGTGGCCGACTTCCGGCCCCTGGTCCAAGCCGCCCGGGGCTCCTCTTGCCGGGTCTACGCGGGTCTCAACGGGCAGGTCTACTCCGACCGGCTTCAGAACTCCGACATCACCGTCGCGCGGGCGGGCGCCTGCAACTACTGGGCCCAGGGAGTGGACGGGCTCTACCTGGACCAGTGGTACGCCCGCTGGCCTTACCAGGCATCCTTCTACGAGCAGCTCCGGGAGGCGCCCCATCCGGACGTGATGGCCGCCAAGGACAAGTTCTACTTCGTGCCGACCCGGGCCGGGACCCGGCTTCGCTCCCACGAGCCACCGTTGCCCCTTCCGCGGAAGCTGGAGGTGGGACGGGCGGTGGCAGTCGATTTGGAGATCGCGGACGACCTGCCCCGGTGGGATCGCGCCGGCCGCGTCCACGAGGTTCTGCTTCGCCTGCGTATCGCCGGGACCACCGAGCTGGATCGTTGGCGGTTCACCCTCAACGGCCGGCGTCTGCCCGAGGAGCGGATGAGAAAGATCAACCAGATCTACACCATGAGGTCCCCCAGGAGGCAAAGAGTCGCCGGCTACTGGTTCGTTTTTCGTCCGGACCGGGAACAATGGCCGCGGCAGGGAAGGAATCGGATCGAGGTCACCCTCCTGGAGCGGGATCCGGACGTGACACCGCCCGTCGAGCTCCGGGACGTGGAACTGGAGGTCCGGTACCTGCGGGGGAAGAATTCCTGGAGGGGCCGGGATCCGGACGATCTGGGCAGAAACGAGACCATCGTCCGCCTGGGGCCGGGAGCCCGATTGGTATGACCGTGTTGGATGGGGAGAAGAGAACATGAGGAATTCGCTTTTCGGGAAATGGCTTGGGCCCGCGGCGGCTGCGGCGCTGGTGCTATTGCTCGCCGCCGGCTGCCGGATGGGGGAACCCTGGACCGAGGATAACGCCCGGGTGATCCAGGAAAACGGAGTCCAGGGAAGGGAGCGGGAGGTTCCCGATCTGGGCGTTCGCTCCAACCTGGACTGGGACAAGGTCTATCCCGATGGGACGCTTCCCAAGCTGGAGTTGGCTCCCGGGGTCACGGCCCGGGCGGCGTGGGGCCAGGGGACCCTCTACGAATACGTGACCTTGGAGCCGGGCGCCGTCTATCCGGAAGAGACGTTGGACGTGGAGGCGATCACTACGGTCCGGGCCGGCGGCATGACCCTGCGGGTGGATGACCAGGATCGAACGTTGGCCAGGAACGACGTGATCTACCTGGCCGAGGGGACCCGGCGCCGGCTGGAGGCGGGCGCCGAGGGCGCGGAGCTGGTCGAAATCTTTTCGCCGCTGAGAACCGACCACCTGGAGTTGGCCGGTGTCGAGGTCGAACCCGCCGAGATGCCGGATCAGGGGGTGATGCCTTCGTTGGAGGCGGGAAAGGTCTACAACATGGGGCAGATTCAGCTCACGCCTCTGATCCCCGCCGACAAGAGCCTTTCCTACCCGCGCAGCAAGGCGAATTCACGGCTCATCTGGGGCAAGAACGCCATGCTCAGCTTCATCACCCTGGATCCGTCGGCGTACTTCCCCTTGCACATCCATCCCGAGGACCAACTGATGATGGTGCTTCGAGGGAACGTGGTGCAGACCATGGTCGATCTCAACTTGCCGGTGGACGGGCAGGCCCGGCATGCCCTCTTCGTTCCGGGAGGAATGGTGCATGCCGGAGAGTCGGGGGAGTTCGGAGCCGACGTCCTGGATGCCTTCTGGCCGGTGAGGCCCGACTATCTGGAGGCGGCCAACCGCCAGAGCGCCCGTTATCAAGAAGTGATCGCCCCCGGAAGCGAGCCGGAGCGGGTGGCCACCGGCTTTACGTTCCTGGAGGGTCCCACCTGGATGGATGGGCGGCTCTATTTTTCCGACATGTATTTCGCCGATCCGGCGGGAGGCGACTGGACCGGAGATCCCAAGCGGAGCCGCCTGATCCGCATGGAGCCGAACGGTGAGACCAGGGTGCTCTCCCGCGGCCGGCAGACCAACGGAACCATTGCCTCCCGGCGCGGCAACCTCATCGTCTGCGACATGTTCGGACACCGGGTCGTGGAGGTCCATCCCCGGACCGGGAGGGTCATCCGCAACGTGCTCAGACGGGTCAACGGCAAGCCGGTGGACGGCCCCAACGACCTGGTCATGGACGCCAAGGGGGGCATCTATGTCTCCGATCCCCAGTTCACGCTGGAGGCGAAGAAGAGTCAGCCCGGCGCCCAGGTCTACTACGTCCCGCGGAGAGGACGCGCCCGGGTGGTGGTGCCCGCCGGGGAGTTCGCCATGCCCAACGGCGTGGAGGTCTCGCCGGACGGCAAGACTTTCTACCTGAACAACACCTGGAAGAGCCCGGGTGAGAACTTCGTCTGGGCCTACGATATCCAGGAGGACGGATCGCTTGCCAACAAGCGCAAGTTTGCCATGCTCAACCTGACTCCCGATGTGATGGACGCCGCCGATCCGGAA
Above is a window of Acidobacteriota bacterium DNA encoding:
- a CDS encoding SMP-30/gluconolactonase/LRE family protein yields the protein MRNSLFGKWLGPAAAAALVLLLAAGCRMGEPWTEDNARVIQENGVQGREREVPDLGVRSNLDWDKVYPDGTLPKLELAPGVTARAAWGQGTLYEYVTLEPGAVYPEETLDVEAITTVRAGGMTLRVDDQDRTLARNDVIYLAEGTRRRLEAGAEGAELVEIFSPLRTDHLELAGVEVEPAEMPDQGVMPSLEAGKVYNMGQIQLTPLIPADKSLSYPRSKANSRLIWGKNAMLSFITLDPSAYFPLHIHPEDQLMMVLRGNVVQTMVDLNLPVDGQARHALFVPGGMVHAGESGEFGADVLDAFWPVRPDYLEAANRQSARYQEVIAPGSEPERVATGFTFLEGPTWMDGRLYFSDMYFADPAGGDWTGDPKRSRLIRMEPNGETRVLSRGRQTNGTIASRRGNLIVCDMFGHRVVEVHPRTGRVIRNVLRRVNGKPVDGPNDLVMDAKGGIYVSDPQFTLEAKKSQPGAQVYYVPRRGRARVVVPAGEFAMPNGVEVSPDGKTFYLNNTWKSPGENFVWAYDIQEDGSLANKRKFAMLNLTPDVMDAADPEDRVNTQADGMAVDMEGRIYVGTLSGVQIFDKTGLYVGTIHTPELPVVSCTFGGDNYDELYMVSPNSVWRIPTRVQGFRHP